A DNA window from Camelina sativa cultivar DH55 chromosome 17, Cs, whole genome shotgun sequence contains the following coding sequences:
- the LOC104754935 gene encoding probable LRR receptor-like serine/threonine-protein kinase At1g07650 isoform X3, which yields MISLHRIYFIIVLFTLIFHGRLGFSDNTKLHEAEVRALKEIGKKLGKKDWNFNKDPCSGEGNWVDTSFTTKEFESNLTCDCSYPPPNSSCHVIRIALKSQNLSGIVPPEFSKLRHLKVLDLSRNSLTGSIPKEWASMRLEDLSFMGNRLSGPFPKVITRLTTLRNLSLEGNQFSGPIPPEIAKLTHLEKLHLPSNAFTGPLPEKLGLLKNITDMRISDNNFTGPVPNFIANWTRIVKLQMHGCGLDGPIPSSISTLTSLSDLRISDLGGKPSPFPPLSNLKSIKSLILRRCNLNGPIPKYIGDMKNLKTLDLSFNLLSGEIPSSFEKMKKADFIYLTGNKLTGGVPSYFVEINKNVDVSYNNFTDESSIPNDHECNRVTSNLVESFATGNKSHKGSTCFLHNIPCVHPKRNHVYKLYINCGGGEVKVDKGKIYQADDEPKGASMYFAGADKHWALSSTGNFMDNDDDADDYTVQNTSRLSVNSSSPSVGLYRTARVSPLSLTYYGLCLGNGNYTVNLHFAEIIFTDDNTFYSLGKRLFDIYLQDQLVIKNFNIQEAARGSGKPVIKSFMVNVKDHTLKIGLRWAGKGTTGIPIRGVYGPMISAISVTPNFKPPVYHDVKAIILKAGVPVAAATLLLFIIVGVFCKKRRDKNAIDKELRGLDLQTGTFTLRQIKAATDNFDITKKIGEGGFGSVYKGELSEGKMIAVKQLSAKSRQGNREFVNEIGMISALQHPNLVKLYGCCVEGNQLILVYEYLENNCLSRALFGKDESCRLKLDWSTRKKICLGIAKGLTFLHEESRIKIVHRDIKASNVLLDKDLNAKISDFGLAKLNDDGNTHISTRIAGTIGYMAPEYAMRGYLTEKADVYSFGVVALEIVSGKSNTNFRPSEDFVYLLDWAYVLQERGSLLELVDPTLSDHLEEETMLMLNVALMCTNASPTLRPTMSQVVSLLEGKTALQELLSDPSFSTVNPKLKALRNHFWQNELSDISFSTSGNCTAASVNSLVDAEEKTGLLH from the exons AGCTCTAAAGTCGCAGAATTTATCAGGCATAGTCCCTCCAGAGTTTTCTAAGCTTCGTCACCTCAAAGTTTT GGACCTTAGCCGTAACTCTCTGACTGGTTCCATTCCAAAGGAATGGGCTTCTATGCGCTTGGAAGATTT ATCTTTCATGGGGAACCGACTGTCTGGTCCATTCCCAAAAGTCATAACCCGCCTTACCACTCTCAGAAACtt GAGCCTAGAAGGAAATCAGTTTTCAGGACCAATCCCTCCTGAGATTGCAAAGTTGACTCATTTGGAGAAACT TCATCTACCTTCGAATGCTTTCACTGGTCCATTGCCTGAAAAACTTGGATTGCTCAAGAACATTACTGATAT GAGGATAAGTGATAATAATTTCACTGGACCAGTACCAAATTTCATCGCCAACTGGACAAGAATAGTGAAACT gcaGATGCATGGTTGCGGTTTGGATGGTCCAATACCTTCCAGCATCTCTACATTGACTAGCTTGTCTGATTT AAGGATTAGTGACTTAGGAGGCAAACCGTCTCCCTTCCCTCCATTGAGCAATTTGAAGTCTATCAAGTCGCT GATACTGAGAAGATGCAATTTAAATGGCCCAATTCCAAAATATATTGGGGATATGAAGAATCTCAAAACACT TGACCTCAGTTTTAATCTCTTAAGTGGTGAGATTCCATCATCGTTtgaaaagatgaagaaagcCGATTTCAT TTATTTGACAGGAAACAAGTTGACAGGAGGTGTTCCAAGCTACTTTGtcgaaataaacaaaaacgt AGATGTTTCTTACAACAACTTTACTGATGAAAGTTCAATTCCAAATGATCATGAATGTAACCGAGTTACTTC GAATTTGGTGGAAAGCTTCGCCACGGGGAACAAATC ACACAAGGGTTCAACCTGTTTTCTTCACAACATCCCTTGTGTTCATCCTAAAAGAAATC ACGTATATAAATTGTACATAAATTGCGGAGGAGGTGAAGTAAAAGTggataaaggaaaaatatatcAGGCTGATGACGAGCCAAAAGGTGCTTCTATGTACTTCGCTGGCGCTGACAAGCACTGGGCGTTGAGCAGCACAGGGAACTTCATGGACAATGATGACGATGCTGATGATTATACTGTGCAGAACACGTCCAGGTTATCAGTTAATTCTTCCTCTCCCAGCGTTGGACTTTATAGGACAGCTCGTGTCTCTCCTTTATCGTTGACTTACTACGGACTCTGTCTTGGAAATGGGAACTACACTGTGAATCTCCACTTTGCTGAGATCATCTTTACCGATGACAATACATTTTACAGTCTTGGCAAACGTTTGTTCGATATTTATCTTCAG GATCAGTTAGTGATAAAAAActtcaacattcaagaagcagCTCGAGGATCAGGCAAGCCAGTCATAAAATCGTTTATGGTAAATGTAAAGGACCATACTCTGAAGATTGGTTTGAGATGGGCTGGCAAAGGGACAACCGGCATTCCAATTAGAGGTGTATATGGTCCTATGATTTCAGCTATATCAGTGACACCCA ATTTCAAACCTCCGGTATATCATGACGTTAAGGCTATCATACTAAAAGCAGGGGTACCAGTTGCTGCAGCAACACTTCTTTTGTTTATCATAGTTGGCGTATTCTGTAAAAAACGGCGTGATAAAAATGCTATTGACAAAG AGCTAAGGGGTTTAGATCTTCAAACTGGAACTTTCACTCTACGACAGATAAAAGCAGCCACTGATAACTTTGACATAACAAAAAAGATTGGTGAAGGTGGATTTGGCTCTGTTTACAAG GGTGAATTATCTGAGGGAAAAATGATTGCAGTCAAACAACTGTCTGCAAAATCGAGGCAGGGAAATCGAGAGTTTGTAAATGAAATAGGAATGATCTCAGCACTACAGCATCCAAATCTTGTTAAGCTATATGGATGTTGTGTTGAAGGAAACCAATTGATATTGGTCTATGAGTATCTGGAGAACAATTGTCTATCTCGTGCGCTATTTG GAAAGGATGAGAGTTGTAGACTGAAGCTAGACTGGTCAACAAGGAAGAAGATTTGTTTGGGGATAGCTAAAGGACTAACATTTCTCCATGAAGAATCTAGGATAAAGATTGTACACAGAGATATAAAGGCAAGCAACGTGTTACTCGATAAGGATCTTAATGCTAAGATCTCTGACTTTGGCTTGGCAAAGTTGAATGATGATGGAAACACACACATCAGTACCCGTATTGCTGGAACTAT AGGTTATATGGCTCCTGAATACGCGATGCGTGGTTACTTGACTGAGAAAGCAGATGTTTATAGCTTTGGTGTTGTTGCACTCGAAATTGTAAGTGGAAAGAGTAACACAAACTTTAGGCCAAGCGAGGACTTCGTCTACCTTCTTGATTGG GCTTATGTTTTGCAAGAGCGAGGATCATTGCTAGAGCTAGTTGATCCAACGTTAAGTGACCACTTAGAAGAGGAAACCATGTTAATGTTAAACGTGGCATTGATGTGCACTAACGCGTCACCGACGCTAAGGCCTACGATGTCGCAGGTGGTGAGTCTCTTAGAAGGAAAGACAGCGTTGCAAGAGCTGCTGTCTGATCCGAGCTTCTCAACGGTTAACCCAAAGCTTAAAGCCTTGAGGAACCATTTTTGGCAAAACGAGCTGAGCGATATTAGCTTCTCCACAAGCGGGAATTGTACAGCTGCCTCTGTTAACTCACTCGTTGATGCTGAGGAGAAAACTGGGCTTTTG
- the LOC104754935 gene encoding probable LRR receptor-like serine/threonine-protein kinase At1g07650 isoform X2 translates to MRLEDLSFMGNRLSGPFPKVITRLTTLRNLSLEGNQFSGPIPPEIAKLTHLEKLHLPSNAFTGPLPEKLGLLKNITDMRISDNNFTGPVPNFIANWTRIVKLQMHGCGLDGPIPSSISTLTSLSDLRISDLGGKPSPFPPLSNLKSIKSLILRRCNLNGPIPKYIGDMKNLKTLDLSFNLLSGEIPSSFEKMKKADFIYLTGNKLTGGVPSYFVEINKNVDVSYNNFTDESSIPNDHECNRVTSNLVESFATGNKSHKGSTCFLHNIPCVHPKRNHVYKLYINCGGGEVKVDKGKIYQADDEPKGASMYFAGADKHWALSSTGNFMDNDDDADDYTVQNTSRLSVNSSSPSVGLYRTARVSPLSLTYYGLCLGNGNYTVNLHFAEIIFTDDNTFYSLGKRLFDIYLQDQLVIKNFNIQEAARGSGKPVIKSFMVNVKDHTLKIGLRWAGKGTTGIPIRGVYGPMISAISVTPNFKPPVYHDVKAIILKAGVPVAAATLLLFIIVGVFCKKRRDKNAIDKELRGLDLQTGTFTLRQIKAATDNFDITKKIGEGGFGSVYKGELSEGKMIAVKQLSAKSRQGNREFVNEIGMISALQHPNLVKLYGCCVEGNQLILVYEYLENNCLSRALFGKDESCRLKLDWSTRKKICLGIAKGLTFLHEESRIKIVHRDIKASNVLLDKDLNAKISDFGLAKLNDDGNTHISTRIAGTIGYMAPEYAMRGYLTEKADVYSFGVVALEIVSGKSNTNFRPSEDFVYLLDWAYVLQERGSLLELVDPTLSDHLEEETMLMLNVALMCTNASPTLRPTMSQVVSLLEGKTALQELLSDPSFSTVNPKLKALRNHFWQNELSDISFSTSGNCTAASVNSLVDAEEKTGLLH, encoded by the exons ATGCGCTTGGAAGATTT ATCTTTCATGGGGAACCGACTGTCTGGTCCATTCCCAAAAGTCATAACCCGCCTTACCACTCTCAGAAACtt GAGCCTAGAAGGAAATCAGTTTTCAGGACCAATCCCTCCTGAGATTGCAAAGTTGACTCATTTGGAGAAACT TCATCTACCTTCGAATGCTTTCACTGGTCCATTGCCTGAAAAACTTGGATTGCTCAAGAACATTACTGATAT GAGGATAAGTGATAATAATTTCACTGGACCAGTACCAAATTTCATCGCCAACTGGACAAGAATAGTGAAACT gcaGATGCATGGTTGCGGTTTGGATGGTCCAATACCTTCCAGCATCTCTACATTGACTAGCTTGTCTGATTT AAGGATTAGTGACTTAGGAGGCAAACCGTCTCCCTTCCCTCCATTGAGCAATTTGAAGTCTATCAAGTCGCT GATACTGAGAAGATGCAATTTAAATGGCCCAATTCCAAAATATATTGGGGATATGAAGAATCTCAAAACACT TGACCTCAGTTTTAATCTCTTAAGTGGTGAGATTCCATCATCGTTtgaaaagatgaagaaagcCGATTTCAT TTATTTGACAGGAAACAAGTTGACAGGAGGTGTTCCAAGCTACTTTGtcgaaataaacaaaaacgt AGATGTTTCTTACAACAACTTTACTGATGAAAGTTCAATTCCAAATGATCATGAATGTAACCGAGTTACTTC GAATTTGGTGGAAAGCTTCGCCACGGGGAACAAATC ACACAAGGGTTCAACCTGTTTTCTTCACAACATCCCTTGTGTTCATCCTAAAAGAAATC ACGTATATAAATTGTACATAAATTGCGGAGGAGGTGAAGTAAAAGTggataaaggaaaaatatatcAGGCTGATGACGAGCCAAAAGGTGCTTCTATGTACTTCGCTGGCGCTGACAAGCACTGGGCGTTGAGCAGCACAGGGAACTTCATGGACAATGATGACGATGCTGATGATTATACTGTGCAGAACACGTCCAGGTTATCAGTTAATTCTTCCTCTCCCAGCGTTGGACTTTATAGGACAGCTCGTGTCTCTCCTTTATCGTTGACTTACTACGGACTCTGTCTTGGAAATGGGAACTACACTGTGAATCTCCACTTTGCTGAGATCATCTTTACCGATGACAATACATTTTACAGTCTTGGCAAACGTTTGTTCGATATTTATCTTCAG GATCAGTTAGTGATAAAAAActtcaacattcaagaagcagCTCGAGGATCAGGCAAGCCAGTCATAAAATCGTTTATGGTAAATGTAAAGGACCATACTCTGAAGATTGGTTTGAGATGGGCTGGCAAAGGGACAACCGGCATTCCAATTAGAGGTGTATATGGTCCTATGATTTCAGCTATATCAGTGACACCCA ATTTCAAACCTCCGGTATATCATGACGTTAAGGCTATCATACTAAAAGCAGGGGTACCAGTTGCTGCAGCAACACTTCTTTTGTTTATCATAGTTGGCGTATTCTGTAAAAAACGGCGTGATAAAAATGCTATTGACAAAG AGCTAAGGGGTTTAGATCTTCAAACTGGAACTTTCACTCTACGACAGATAAAAGCAGCCACTGATAACTTTGACATAACAAAAAAGATTGGTGAAGGTGGATTTGGCTCTGTTTACAAG GGTGAATTATCTGAGGGAAAAATGATTGCAGTCAAACAACTGTCTGCAAAATCGAGGCAGGGAAATCGAGAGTTTGTAAATGAAATAGGAATGATCTCAGCACTACAGCATCCAAATCTTGTTAAGCTATATGGATGTTGTGTTGAAGGAAACCAATTGATATTGGTCTATGAGTATCTGGAGAACAATTGTCTATCTCGTGCGCTATTTG GAAAGGATGAGAGTTGTAGACTGAAGCTAGACTGGTCAACAAGGAAGAAGATTTGTTTGGGGATAGCTAAAGGACTAACATTTCTCCATGAAGAATCTAGGATAAAGATTGTACACAGAGATATAAAGGCAAGCAACGTGTTACTCGATAAGGATCTTAATGCTAAGATCTCTGACTTTGGCTTGGCAAAGTTGAATGATGATGGAAACACACACATCAGTACCCGTATTGCTGGAACTAT AGGTTATATGGCTCCTGAATACGCGATGCGTGGTTACTTGACTGAGAAAGCAGATGTTTATAGCTTTGGTGTTGTTGCACTCGAAATTGTAAGTGGAAAGAGTAACACAAACTTTAGGCCAAGCGAGGACTTCGTCTACCTTCTTGATTGG GCTTATGTTTTGCAAGAGCGAGGATCATTGCTAGAGCTAGTTGATCCAACGTTAAGTGACCACTTAGAAGAGGAAACCATGTTAATGTTAAACGTGGCATTGATGTGCACTAACGCGTCACCGACGCTAAGGCCTACGATGTCGCAGGTGGTGAGTCTCTTAGAAGGAAAGACAGCGTTGCAAGAGCTGCTGTCTGATCCGAGCTTCTCAACGGTTAACCCAAAGCTTAAAGCCTTGAGGAACCATTTTTGGCAAAACGAGCTGAGCGATATTAGCTTCTCCACAAGCGGGAATTGTACAGCTGCCTCTGTTAACTCACTCGTTGATGCTGAGGAGAAAACTGGGCTTTTG